From a region of the uncultured Draconibacterium sp. genome:
- the rplI gene encoding 50S ribosomal protein L9, whose translation MEIILLQDVERLGSKNDIVEVKGGYGRNFLIPTKKAVVATESAKKVLAENIKQRAHKEAKLKEEATKIAEQIVAKKISIGAKTSTSGKIFGSVNTIQLAEAINKKGFEIDRKQISIPEDSIKEIGTHTAKIKLHKEVVIEIEFEVVAE comes from the coding sequence ATGGAAATTATATTATTACAAGACGTAGAGCGTTTAGGAAGCAAAAACGATATTGTTGAGGTAAAAGGTGGTTACGGACGTAACTTTCTGATCCCAACAAAAAAAGCAGTTGTTGCTACCGAGTCGGCCAAAAAAGTTTTGGCTGAGAACATTAAACAACGTGCTCACAAAGAAGCGAAATTGAAAGAGGAAGCTACTAAAATTGCTGAGCAAATTGTTGCCAAGAAAATTTCTATTGGTGCTAAAACTAGTACTTCAGGCAAAATATTTGGATCGGTTAATACCATCCAGTTGGCTGAAGCAATCAACAAAAAAGGATTTGAGATTGACCGCAAACAAATCTCTATTCCTGAAGACAGCATCAAAGAAATTGGTACTCATACTGCCAAAATCAAACTACACAAAGAAGTTGTGATTGAGATTGAATTTGAAGTTGTTGCGGAATAA
- the rpsR gene encoding 30S ribosomal protein S18 yields the protein MAQGSEIRYLTPPSVEIKKKKYCRFKKNGIKYVDYKDPEFLKKFLNEQGKILPRRITGTSLKYQRKVGQAVKRARQVALLPFVTDMMK from the coding sequence ATGGCACAAGGAAGTGAAATCAGATACCTGACTCCACCGTCAGTAGAGATCAAAAAGAAAAAATATTGCCGTTTCAAGAAAAACGGAATCAAGTATGTTGATTACAAAGACCCTGAGTTTTTGAAGAAATTCCTTAACGAGCAAGGTAAAATTTTACCTCGTCGTATCACTGGAACTTCGTTAAAGTATCAGCGTAAAGTTGGCCAGGCTGTTAAACGTGCCCGCCAAGTTGCATTGTTACCATTTGTAACCGACATGATGAAATAA
- a CDS encoding response regulator transcription factor has product MKILIAYDQKLVAECLKIYLVQHEHSEIIGMVNNGENSLEAIADLRPDIIIFEFKLWSIKYIDYMSNLNLKFPHLKILVISELISQELMVKIMPFINGYIVKSCSAEKIFIAIQEIKSSGKYLCPKALDKFFSCSESEQNESNLTRREKQILGSWITEETHNAVANSLNISESTVRTHLKNIREKLGSINHLQMMIYACQHNLISDKHKPICPNCRFSVSATS; this is encoded by the coding sequence ATGAAAATATTAATTGCCTACGATCAAAAGTTGGTTGCTGAATGCCTTAAAATTTATTTGGTACAACATGAGCATTCTGAAATAATAGGAATGGTAAATAATGGTGAAAACTCTTTAGAAGCAATTGCTGATTTACGTCCGGATATTATAATCTTTGAGTTTAAGCTTTGGTCTATAAAATATATAGACTATATGTCGAATCTGAACCTGAAATTTCCACATTTAAAAATACTGGTGATCTCTGAATTAATATCGCAGGAACTGATGGTGAAGATTATGCCTTTTATTAACGGTTATATTGTGAAAAGCTGTTCGGCAGAAAAAATTTTTATTGCAATTCAGGAGATTAAAAGTTCAGGAAAATATTTATGTCCAAAGGCGTTGGATAAATTTTTTAGTTGTTCAGAAAGCGAGCAGAACGAATCCAATTTAACCCGTAGGGAGAAACAGATTCTGGGGTCATGGATTACAGAAGAAACTCACAATGCAGTAGCAAATTCACTAAATATTAGTGAGTCGACTGTGCGTACGCATTTGAAAAATATTCGTGAAAAGCTGGGCAGCATTAATCATTTACAAATGATGATTTATGCCTGTCAGCACAATTTAATTAGTGATAAACATAAACCAATCTGTCCGAATTGTCGGTTTTCGGTAAGCGCTACCTCCTAA